TCTCACCACTGCATTAGGCTCTTTGGCGGGTGTTGAAGCCGCCCTTGATTTTGACTTTGCCACGTTAATGCATGCTCCTCTCAGCAGGTTGCCAGATGGCTATTTGGTTTCGCGATGTAATTGATGCGTGCGGCATCGCGGACAATACTTTTTTATCTCGATCCGATTGGGATCATTTCGACGATTCTTTTCGCTGGTGTAATTGCGCTCGCCACATTCGGTGCAGGCCAGCGTAATCACCATCCGTACTGCTTTTTTAGCCATAATTCAGTAAAAAGAGGGTGAGGCGTAATTATCCGCGTCTCAACCCTCTGACTCCTCTCTAACAAAGTCAACTATTCCAAAATTTTGGTAATAACGCCAGCGCCAACCGTGCGACCACCCTCTCGAACAGCAAAACGGCTGCCTACTTCCAGCGCCACC
This genomic interval from Anaerolineae bacterium contains the following:
- the rpmG gene encoding 50S ribosomal protein L33 — encoded protein: MAKKAVRMVITLACTECGERNYTSEKNRRNDPNRIEIKKYCPRCRTHQLHRETK